One window of Lacerta agilis isolate rLacAgi1 chromosome 14, rLacAgi1.pri, whole genome shotgun sequence genomic DNA carries:
- the EIF2AK3 gene encoding eukaryotic translation initiation factor 2-alpha kinase 3, translating to MIIPSLDGDLFQWDRDRESMEAVPFTVESLLESSYKFGDDVVLVGGKSLTTYGLSSYSGKVKYICSAMGCRRWDEDEMEQEDILLLHRTQKTVRAVGPRSGNEKWNFSVGHFELRYVPDTEKRMGFLEGNLKPNLNKEDSKIISDVEEQEAVMKDTVIKVSVADWKVMAFNKQGGHLEWEYQFCTPVASAWLVKDGKVIPISLFDDTSYTSNSDVLEDEEDIVEAARGATESSVYLGMYKGQLYLQSSVRISDKFPTNPKALESRNDNAVIPLPVIKWKPLIHSPSRTPVLVGSDEFDKCLSNDKFSHEEYSNGALSVLQYPYDNGYFLPYYTRERHRRSTQITVRFADMNYPQNTRKKDPVLLLHWWKEIISTIVLCIAATTFIVRRLFHPHVRSRQRKESETQCQTDSKYEPAIGQVKDNSCGDFQNSGYVSRYLTDFEPIQCLGRGGFGVVFEARNKVDDCNYAIKRIRLPNRELAREKVMREVKALAKLEHPCIVRYFNAWLEAPPESWQERMDKLWLKDESTDWPLSSPSPMEVPSFKIRTEPFSAKEHIEVIATSVERKTLLSVGIPCGQSDSSESQFSPLEFSAIDNGDLSQLADPVSNMQDSFLADCDMEGSTVDENDPGHSFELCLPAMPAVRVRERTSSSIVFEDSGCDNTSSKESNTDDSLDDSHCEDKATSPKGSSNRKSSSASPLSVSPPRPTSLSLDFSKNSAQKAMPTTPKVYLYIQMQLCRKENLKDWMNRRCTIEERDRTDCLLIFLQIAEAVQFLHGKGLMHRDLKPSNIFFTMDDIVKVGDLGLVTEMDQDEEDNSVLTPMPAYDRHTGQVGTKLYMSPEQVYGNAYSHKVDIFSLGLILFELLYPFSTQMERVTTLSEVRNLTFPPLFIQKYPQEYAMVKHMLSPSPTERPEAADIIENPLFEDVEFPATPVLRQRSRTMSTSGMKHSR from the exons ATGATAATTCCCTCCTTGGATGGAGACCTTTTTCAATGGGATCGTGACAGAGAAAGCATGGAAGCCGTCCCTTTCACTGTGGAATCTCTTCTCGAATCATCATACAAATTTGGAGATGATGTTGTCCTGGTTGGAGGAAAGTCCTTGACAACATATGGGCTGAGCTCATATTCAGGAAAG GTGAAGTACATATGTTCTGCAATGGGCTGCCGTCGCTGGGATGAAGACGAGATGGAACAGGAAGATATTCTTCTTTTACATCGAACTCAGAAAACTGTTCGTGCTGTTGGGCCCCGCAGCGGCAATGAGAA gTGGAATTTCAGTGTTGGTCACTTTGAACTGCGCTATGTTCCAGACACCGAAAAGAGAATGGGATTTCTTGAAGGCAATTTAAAACCAAATCTAAACAAAGAAGATTCCAAAATAATTTCAGATGTGGAAGAGCAGGAGGCTGTAATGAAGGATACAGTGATAAAGGTCTCAGTAGCCGACTGGAAGGTGATGGCATTTAATAAGCAGGGAGGACATCTGGAATGGGAATACCAG TTTTGCACGCCTGTTGCTTCTGCCTGGCTGGTTAAGGATGGCAAGGTAATTCCAATTAGCCTCTTCGATGACACAAGCTACACCTCCAATAGTGATGTCTTAGAAGATGAAGAAGACATAGTGGAAGCTGCTCGAGGAGCTACAGAGTCCAGTGTCTATTTAG GAATGTACAAGGGCCAGCTGTATCTTCAGTCATCAGTCAGAATTTCTGATAAGTTCCCAACCAACCCTAAAGCTTTGGAGTCCAGAAATGATAATGCTGTTATCCCATTGCCTGTAATCAAGTGGAAACCATTGATTC ATTCTCCTTCTAGAACTCCTGTGCTGGTGGGATCAGATGAGTTTGATAAATGTCTCAGCAATGACAAGTTTTCTCACGAAGAATACAGTAATGGTGCCCTTTCCGTACTGCAGTATCCCTATG ataacGGATATTTTTTGCCCTACTACACTCGAGAGAGGCACAGACGAAGCACCCAGATCACCGTGAGATTTGCTGACATGAACTATCCACAAAACACCCGCAAAAAAGATCCAGTTCTACTTCTGCACTGGTGGAAAGAAATCATTAGCACCATCGTATTATGCATTgcggccacaacttttattgtgCGTAGACTTTTCCATCCGCATGTTCGCAGCCGA CAGCGGAAGGAGTCCGAAACTCAGTGTCAGACAGACAGTAAATATGAACCTGCTATTGGACAGGTTAAAGATAACAGCTGTGGTGACTTTCAGAACTCTGGATATGTGTCAAG ATATCTAACCGACTTTGAGCCAATTCAGTGTCTAGGTCGTGGAGGATTTGGAGTAGTGTTTGAAGCCAGAAATAAAGTGGATGACTGCAATTATGCTATTAAAAGAATTCGTCTTCCAAATAG GGAATTGGCTCGTGAGAAGGTGATGCGTGAAGTAAAAGCATTAGCAAAACTTGAGCATCCTTGTATTGTTCGGTATTTCAATGCATGGCTGGAAGCGCCACCTGAAAGCTGGCAGGAAAGAATGGACAAACTCTGGCTAAAAGATGAAAG tactgATTGGCCACTCAGTTCTCCCAGCCCAATGGAAGTGCCGTCATTTAAAATTAGAACTGAGCCGTTCTCTGCAAAGGAACACATTGAAGTTATTGCCACATCTGTAGAAAGGAAGACCTTGCTTTCTGTTGGGATACCTTGTGGCCAATCGGATTCATCAGAGAGCCAGTTCTCCCCTTTGGAATTCTCTGCCATTGATAACGGAGACTTGAGCCAGTTGGCAGATCCTGTGTCAAACATGCAAGACAGCTTCCTTGCCGACTGTGATATGGAGGGTAGTACTGTTGATGAAAATGATCCTGGACACTCCTTTGAACTTTGTCTTCCAGCCATGCCAGCAGTGAGAGTGAGGGAGAGGACCTCTTCGTCTATTGTCTTTGAAGACTCTGGTTGTGATAATACTTCTAGTAAAGAAAGCAACACGGATGACTCACTTGACGATAGCCACTGTGAGGATAAAGCAACAAGCCCAAAAGGATCCAGTAACAGGAAGTCATCCTCAGCAAGCCCTTTATCTGTTTCTCCACCAAGACCAACGTCCTTAAGTTTAGACTTCTCGAAGAACTCTGCACAAAAAGCCATGCCTACCACTCCAAAAGTGTACCTTTACATTCAGATGCAGCTCTGTAGGAAAGAAAACCTCAAAGACTGGATGAACAGAAGATGTACGATAGAGGAGAGAGACAGGACAGATTGCCTGCTGATCTTTCTACAGATAGCTGAAGCTGTTCAGTTTCTGCATGGGAAAGGGTTAATGCATCGGGACCTCAAG CCCTCCAACATATTCTTCACAATGGATGACATAGTAAAAGTTGGGGATTTGGGGCTCGTGACGGAAATGGACCAAGACGAAGAAGACAACTCTGTTCTAACACCAATGCCAGCTTATGACAGGCACACGGGGCAAGTTGGGACCAAGCTCTACATGAGCCCAGAACAG GTCTATGGAAACGCTTATTCACACAAAGTGGATATCTTTTCTTTGGGGCTGATCTTGTTTGAGCTCCTTTACCCTTTCAGCACTCAAATGGAGAGAGTCACG ACACTGAGTGAAGTAAGGAACTTGACATTCCCTCCACTTTTCATTCAGAAATATCCACAGGAG TATGCAATGGTAAAGCACATGCTGTCTCCAAGCCCCACGGAAAGACCAGAGGCTGCAGACATCATCGAAAACCCTTTATTTGAAGACGTCGAGTTCCCAGCAACGCCAGTTCTCAGGCAAAGGTCACGGACAATGAGTACATCCGGAATGAAGCATTCAAGATAG
- the LOC117057982 gene encoding histamine H2 receptor-like — translation MQTRKCWESCSLCGSQGDDPSSPGAQRGPQCILMTCAVWIYSSLISFLPVMKGWNEIPGVDFDASRECVFVTNWVFAIVASALAFFIPFAIMCSMYFFIYRASRLKASRIVSQTLDLHYHPQSKRQNSLQLENKATCTISILISVFILCWLPYFVLNVWLATKGSNSTSKVLVGTFKIITWLGYCNSTINPMLYAFLNRDFQRALKKLLACRRRSQVDMVEDIVSIVTFTKTAQDPRVQGERRSVFCGSE, via the exons ATGCAAACCAGGAAATGCTGGGAAAGCTGCAGTCTTTGTGGCTCGCAAGGAGACGACCCCTCCTCCCCCGGAGCCCAAAGAGGACCtca GTGCATCCTAATGACCTGCGCTGTCTGGATATATTCTTCCCTGATTTCCTTCTTGCCCGTCATGAAAGGCTGGAATGAGATACCCGGCGTGGATTTTGACGCCAGCAGAGAGTGCGTCTTTGTCACCAACTGGGTTTTTGCCATCGTAGCTTCAGCTCTGGCCTTCTTCATCCCCTTCGCCATCATGTGCAGCATGTACTTCTTCATCTACCGCGCATCGAGGCTCAAGGCCTCCCGGATCGTGTCTCAGACCCTGGACCTTCACTACCACCCACAGAGTAAACGCCAGAACAGCTTGCAGCTGGAAAACAAGGCAACTTGCACAATCAGCATCCTCATTTCCGTCTTCATACTGTGTTGGCTGCCGTATTTTGTCCTCAACGTATGGTTAGCCACCAAAGGGTCAAATTCCACCAGCAAAGTTCTTGTCGGCACCTTCAAGATCATCACCTGGCTGGGCTATTGCAATTCCACAATCAACCCAATGCTCTACGCTTTCCTCAACCGGGACTTTCAGCGCGCTCTGAAGAAACTGCTGGCCTGCAGGCGCAGGTCTCAAGTGGACATGGTCGAGGATATCGTTTCGATAGTTACGTTCACAAAGACGGCTCAAGACCCCAGAGTGCAAGGGGAAAGGAGATCCGTGTTCTGCGGCTCTGAATAA